In Antechinus flavipes isolate AdamAnt ecotype Samford, QLD, Australia chromosome 3, AdamAnt_v2, whole genome shotgun sequence, a genomic segment contains:
- the LOC127557330 gene encoding olfactory receptor 146-like, with protein MEKGNYSLVTEFILIGLTDQPELQLPLFFLFLGIYIFTVMGNLGMIILIGLSSHLHNPMYYLLCNLSFIDLCQSTVIIPKMLMNFLSEKNTISYPECTTQFCFFTIFAISECQMLAVMAYDRYVAICYPLRYSLIMSYQVWLGLVCGVYTLALIGTTAHTGCLLKVFFCKENAINHYFCDLLPLLKLSCSSTYVNEVVLLSFSTFNIIFPTLTIICSYIFIITSILKIQSSEGRSKAFSTCSSHIIAVSVFFGSLAFMYLQPSSVSSMDQGKVSSVFYTVIVPMLNPLIYSLRNKDVKIALKKVIERTFSKRRNIRIIG; from the coding sequence atggagaaaggcaaTTATTCATTAGTAACTGAATTCATCCTCATAGGGCTAACAGACCAGCCTGAGCTCCAGCTGCCACTCTTCTTCCTGTTCCTAGGAATTTATATATTCACTGTGATGGGGAACCTGGGCATGATTATACTTATTGGACTGAGTTCTCATCTACACAACCCCATGTATTATCTCCTGTGCAATTTGTCCTTCATTGATCTCTGCCAATCAACTGTCATTATACCCAAAATGCTAATGAACTTTTTATCAGAGAAGAACACCATTTCCTATCCTGAGTGCACAACTCAGTTCtgtttttttaccatttttgctATATCTGAATGTCAAATGTTGGCTGTGATGGCATATGACCGCTATGTTGCTATATGCTATCCCCTTCGttacagtcttatcatgtcttatCAGGTGTGGTTAGGTTTGGTGTGTGGAGTGTATACATTGGCCCTCATTGGGACCACAGCTCACACAGGTTGTTTGCTTAAAGTGTTCTTCTGTAAGGAAAATGCTATTAATCATTACTTCTGTGATCTCCTTCCACTCTTGAAACTCTCTTGTTCGAGCACCTATGTCAATGAAGTGGTACTTCTGTCATTCAGtacatttaatatcattttcccaACACTAACAAttatttgttcttatattttcatcattactagcattttaaaaattcagtccaGTGAAGGCAGGTCAAAAGCCTTCAGTACCTGCAGCTCCCATATTATAGCAGTTAGTGTATTCTTTGGCTCTCTTGCATTCATGTACCTGCAGCCATCTTCAGTCAGTTCTATGGATCAGGGGAAAGTGTCTTCTGTCTTTTATACTGTCATTGTACCCATGTTAAACCCCCTTATCTATAGTCTGAGAAATAAAGATGTCAAAATTGCCTTGaagaaagtgatagaaagaaCATTTAGTAAAAGGAGAAATATTAGAATAATAGGTTAA